tagaaaataattggatttatttaaattgacaaaatataaatatatatatatataataatatatatattatatatatatataatataatataaatatatatataataatatatatattataatatatatatatatatacatatatcataaagCAATTATAATAGCAAAacttaattgaaatatatgaaaaaattaattatcgattagaatataatttttctatcttcttccaaTCTACGTGTGTTCATCACaagtaaatgtatatttataataaagcaTTCTAATGTACAGGAATATTACTTTCAAGATCTTTTTCACTtagtattgaaatattttcttatatctgaGTTAAAAATTACGagttaaagaataaataaagaagaagaaaaaaaaaaaaaaaagataaaggacaAATTTGCAAAGATATTATGCAGCTGCATACATATaccttaatttttctttcaatattactatatttattacttaatcatgaaatatatagattatttggAAAGTCATCCTTCAAGTATTAAATTCCTAAACCAAATACAGAAACAATACAATACATAGTCTTGTTTTCCCAACGTACGGTACAGCTTCCATCGGTTGCATTATCCCAAAAGCATGAACTAGCCGTATGTAATCCAGCTCCATTTTTTTGCATGATTGTACATGTGactatattaattgaaaaaaaaaaaaaaaaaacgaatatggtaaatatctaatataatttgttaattaacaacaatatatatcattgatatacaaaccaatatatttatatggttTTTGCAGTCTTGTAAGATTTCCTAGACAAGCTTCAACGACGTTTGATGTCCATtgattaactttattatgCTGATAAGCATTTCCACCGATGGATACTTCAATagcttctttaataattttgcttACAGTATCGACCACAAATTGTGTCTGAAAGTACAAGAATGATTAgataatttatacgatttatgACAAATAtcttattcaaatataattccattttcaaatgataagttcataacatatattttcatattttcaaaaaaaaaaaaagaaaaaaaaaaaagaaaaaaaaagaaagaaaaacgacgtaagtatatataaacttttcattaataatattgtaattcctttttcattcttttttctttctttctttatttttattttattttattttatttatttatttttttttctttttttttttttttctcttcaaaaaaACAATTACTAACCTCTTCTTGCATATCCTCCAtgacgataaattattaagaatatattttaacgaagaataaggaaataatttttattccttatatTATGTTACTTCGCAATGTAGtcgtataaatgaataaatcctTGACAGCTCACAGGCGTGACACTTTCATAcgtcaaaatatttttgtaaaatgacTGCACTAGGATATTTAACCAAAAATTGACATAAGTAATACAAGtagtacattttatatatatatatatacatatatatatatatatgtatgtatatatatatatatatatatataatctatttgttctttttccttttttttttttagatatacgaaaagaaaaaaagaagaaagttcgTAATATAAATCTCGATCAAATTCGATAGCTCTATTTCCTTCACATTTATGGTACGttcatatttaatacatatagaaCATAGTACGAGAAGCAGCTGATGCCGCCATATTAATTCCTTACGTCACGTCGATAAATAGAACATTTCGATTATGACATAAATTTTGTTGTTTCGAAATTTAAAGGTATTAATTGACAGAATTTAAATTCTATACGTTTGAcgacattttctattttattttaaataaaataaaaatataagagttTGTTCTTAACAATGGACAAATTTAATTGgttcttataataaaattcgacCAATCAATTTAAAGTAATAGACGAAGTATAAAGTGTCGCAAATATTTATAACCTGTTCAAGTTAAACATGTTcaagtaaagaaaattatattaaattgaaagaaaaattaagaatattataatcgagaaacattaaaaagactgATTTCCATTACAGcgacatattctttttctgcAATATGTTGTTACAACATTTCAtcaataaattgatatttgatgaattaattaaaaccaATCATCATTTGATTAATCTGAAAGGTTTACAATATTTTAGCActggaaatatattaatggaaCGTGTACCACGTAATATAAAGGATTGTTCAAAATTTTTACCTGGTATAAAACCTATAAGTCCAGAAGATACAGATCCTAAAGCTGAAACTGATACAAGTTTCTCTTGGTTTAAACCAGAAGCTCCATCACCTCAATCATTGTCTTTAGGTAATGTTAAAATGTGGTGGgagtataataagaaattattgtttgTTAAAGAACAAGAACTTAATtctaatagaattaatttactGGGTAGTAACATAGCTGCTGcatatttcattattgaatGGAATGGAAAAGTAAAGTTTAAAAATTCTGATTGGTTAGCAGCATCAAAGAATAAACCTGTACGTTTACCGAATtcatataaatcaaattatgTTATTACTAGTATTGATGCAAGTAATACATTAATATCCTACGAAGGacttaaaaatatgaattccctttatcatttaaaatggCTCAGTTTTAAGGGGTGCGAATATATTGACGATTGGTGTGTCGACAAAATAGCTGGACAATATCAAACATTAGAGCATTTAGATATATCTGATTGTAAAAATGTTACTGAAAATGCATTAGAAGCATTATACAAATTACGTAATCTAAGAACATTAATAGTAACAAATCATAATAAATCTGCAGCATTTGAATTGACATGTTTTATGTTAGAAGAAtgtaattcaaatttaaaatgcgagattttaaattcatggtatatgaataaattagatgataaagaaaaataaatagatcaacaatttaattgtataaatataatatgcgTATGTACAAATAATGTCATGTATTCTTaatgatatttcttaatttatttttttctctatacttCTTAACGTAATATAATTCAGCTTTATTGCTAATACCGTATGTTCTTAAATTTTCCCTATCGTTTAATAGTTGTACATCGTCGAAacataagttatattttttccaaaCGTGTTTCcaacttattttctttttaatattatctcttttgAAGCACAAATTAGTATGTCTCTTGATGGCTCTTTTTAAATCAAGTACTGTAGTTGTATGAGTAGGTAcctaaatttaaacaaataaaagttatttcaaatatacaaAGGATTCGAGCATTTAATTATCTTCAATTAAAgtaaaatgataagaatatattacataatggAAATACATATTACCACGATAGAAAGTTTTGGCAATTCTccacgatttaaaaataatgttatcgCCTGTCCCTGAGCCACAGCTATTTGTGCTTTAATTTCTTCAACCGTTACGTTCAAAGGTAAtccagaaagaaaaggatcacTTTCGATTACATTATCTATAGCTTCTTTGGTCAACTTAATCAATTCCTGATGATCattagaaacaattttttctttcttttcgtacgTCGTATCGtccaatttattaatatcagaGAAAACATTTTGTTCTTTGATGTCATTCATGTTTTCATTTatgctttatttattaagattttaCACTTCTATTATATCAACAATATTATGAcaatattatgtacatatatatatatatatatacatagtgtaTTTGTGACGATCTCGTCGCGACTGTTACGCCTCCTTCGGCAAGACATATAACTAATATGCCTTAGCGTCACCAAACGCACACGTGAGAAACCAAGTAAACAAAGTAAAAGACAACAAAGATTTCAAAAACAAAGGAGACGGCAAAGACCCCagtgataaaagagaaatcattCATTCTTCCTTCGACTCTTCTAGAGATCACAGCCATACGTGGTAGAAGTCATAGTATGATTATACCTACTGTATATCGAACAAAACTAAACAaacatattacaattattacttACTGTGTAAATTGTTCTTTCTACGTAATGGATCCACGATAAATccacatataaaaatttactgCAGTCTATCGTAAGTAAGACGAGTTAAAATTCGATAGATAAAATAGAatcaacaaatattattacctAGAACGTTcaaatctttataatttacTGATATGTAGGTAACTAAGAAAACATCTTTGGTGCCATCTGTAATACTAAAGTGGAGTTTAATGGACGTTTTCAAGAAATGAACACTTGCGCCGTCTATGTCACGTGACTAAATTAGAAGTAGAGATTATTATGGAACTAAACATAGGA
The window above is part of the Vespa velutina chromosome 24, iVesVel2.1, whole genome shotgun sequence genome. Proteins encoded here:
- the LOC124956942 gene encoding U11/U12 small nuclear ribonucleoprotein 25 kDa protein, which gives rise to MNDIKEQNVFSDINKLDDTTYEKKEKIVSNDHQELIKLTKEAIDNVIESDPFLSGLPLNVTVEEIKAQIAVAQGQAITLFLNRGELPKLSIVVPTHTTTVLDLKRAIKRHTNLCFKRDNIKKKISWKHVWKKYNLCFDDVQLLNDRENLRTYGISNKAELYYVKKYREKNKLRNIIKNT
- the LOC124956943 gene encoding dynein light chain Tctex-type 1, with the protein product MEDMQEETQFVVDTVSKIIKEAIEVSIGGNAYQHNKVNQWTSNVVEACLGNLTRLQKPYKYIVTCTIMQKNGAGLHTASSCFWDNATDGSCTVRWENKTMYCIVSVFGLGI
- the LOC124956941 gene encoding distal membrane-arm assembly complex protein 2: MERVPRNIKDCSKFLPGIKPISPEDTDPKAETDTSFSWFKPEAPSPQSLSLGNVKMWWEYNKKLLFVKEQELNSNRINLLGSNIAAAYFIIEWNGKVKFKNSDWLAASKNKPVRLPNSYKSNYVITSIDASNTLISYEGLKNMNSLYHLKWLSFKGCEYIDDWCVDKIAGQYQTLEHLDISDCKNVTENALEALYKLRNLRTLIVTNHNKSAAFELTCFMLEECNSNLKCEILNSWYMNKLDDKEK